From the Oleiharenicola lentus genome, one window contains:
- a CDS encoding DUF3568 family protein yields MNLDSRRSNQTRPLRLVAVLFLATALPWLTGCVVVAAGAVGAGAVAYVRGELASSVEADLEATYAAAQRALAKLEFAKIDQRKSGLDALLVHRTALDKRVVIQLKKVTDRLTKIEIRVGVVGDQELSLTLLDKIRTELK; encoded by the coding sequence ATGAACCTTGATTCCCGTCGCTCAAACCAAACCCGTCCCCTTCGCCTCGTCGCCGTCCTCTTTCTGGCCACGGCTCTTCCCTGGCTGACCGGTTGTGTGGTGGTGGCCGCCGGCGCCGTGGGCGCCGGAGCCGTCGCCTATGTTCGCGGCGAACTGGCCTCCAGCGTGGAGGCTGACCTCGAAGCGACTTATGCCGCGGCCCAGCGCGCCCTCGCGAAGCTGGAGTTTGCAAAAATTGATCAGCGCAAGAGCGGGCTCGACGCGCTTCTCGTCCATCGCACCGCCTTGGACAAGCGCGTGGTCATCCAGCTGAAGAAGGTCACCGACCGCCTCACCAAGATCGAAATCCGCGTGGGCGTGGTGGGCGATCAGGAGCTTTCGCTGACCCTGCTCGACAAGATCCGCACCGAGCTGAAGTGA
- a CDS encoding ABC transporter substrate-binding protein: MTRRACILALVGSILLPGKVLAEDKALEPVVLQLAYLHQFQFAGIYAAQEKGFFREEGLGVEVRPTSQERRSAIQEVENGNAHFGIAQGPQLIANRMEGKHVVVIAAIMQHSPLVLVTRSEDNLNTPQDLIGKRVALDTTSLQSEIRFMLEREGVGQDQVTLVPNRWQDNELLQHTADAVSGFLIDVPHTMKKAGLSVRIIRPQDYGVDFYGDCLFTSERIAREQPELVQKVRRAVLRGWEYALGHPDEIIRLILERYPVGERGPRLPWMDEEAMKYEATHMAHLVNMELVELGRINPDRWQRMGEIIHGYGGQGELARIEGMLYAPPVGLAQRLQGIATWLIGGLAVALLVALAAVLANRRLKQLVERRTAELRVSEQRQREYFDEAPAPIMIEDYTAFEADFAELRAAGITNLRAHLAANPALVRTLLRKKRIVAVNRLALARAGFATREEFDRGLSEIMTEEGYATFAEEVVALWEGVDRLTLERSYQTKNNELIHSLINWEVGWKDGRRDLANVRLVFTEITELKRAQRALVESEERYRLLFEQAPLAVVEFDYTLLRSWFAELRAQGVTDLEDHFRSHPEARALMLAKSPLVNANQSTLQLLGASSKAELVARLSDIYTESTIQVRCDNAVRIWNGVLAANGEFDIRRLDGAVRKLAYHWRMLNLDGRPAFGRTQTVLVDVTERLAAERALRESEARYRELFEQGAGGIYRSTPEGRFITVNPAFARMFGFAKPEEMIAWAEQKAVPSIYLKPGRREEFRAAFGQSGQVSDFESEVQRRDGHSIWISENAREVRDAAGRLLYYEGFVTDITARRQLEAEMGRASKLEAVGILAGGIAHDFNNILTVVLGNVTLAEADTDAGSAINARLADARKATMRARDLTLQLLTFAKGGEPVKAAVDLPELLRESASFSLHGAKARAEFQIAPNLWSVHADKGQLGQVVQNLVINAVQAMPGGGVVSIVAENTEVAAGTLPVAPGRYVRLTVADNGTGIAREHLAKIFDPYFTTKAQGSGLGLATVYSIVRKHEGHIEADSEPGRGTVFRVWLPAGGTPTRKSGGSTGSRSPFRARVLFMDDEEPIRGMAKIFMERLGFDCETAADGGETIRKYQEAMQSERPFEVVLMDLTVPGGMGGREAMEQLRRLDPGVRAIVSSGYSRDPVMANYRLHGFRAVLPKPYGLEQLRKTMNDVLDVPANAS; the protein is encoded by the coding sequence ATGACACGCCGTGCCTGTATCCTGGCTCTTGTCGGCAGCATTTTGCTGCCGGGAAAGGTGCTGGCGGAGGACAAGGCGCTGGAGCCGGTCGTGCTGCAGCTTGCCTACCTGCACCAATTTCAGTTTGCCGGCATTTATGCGGCCCAGGAAAAGGGCTTTTTCCGCGAGGAAGGTCTCGGAGTGGAGGTGCGGCCGACCTCGCAGGAACGCCGCTCGGCTATCCAGGAGGTTGAAAACGGAAACGCCCACTTTGGCATCGCGCAAGGGCCGCAGCTCATTGCCAACCGGATGGAAGGCAAGCATGTCGTGGTGATCGCGGCCATCATGCAGCATTCGCCGCTGGTGCTCGTGACGCGATCCGAGGACAACCTGAACACCCCGCAGGACCTGATCGGCAAGCGCGTGGCCCTGGACACAACCTCCCTGCAATCGGAGATCCGTTTCATGCTGGAGCGCGAAGGGGTGGGGCAGGACCAGGTCACCCTCGTGCCGAACCGTTGGCAGGACAATGAACTGCTACAGCATACGGCTGATGCCGTGAGCGGCTTTCTGATCGACGTGCCCCATACGATGAAGAAGGCAGGTCTGTCGGTGCGCATCATCCGGCCGCAGGATTATGGCGTGGATTTTTACGGCGACTGCCTGTTCACCAGCGAGCGTATTGCGCGGGAGCAGCCTGAGCTGGTGCAAAAGGTGCGCCGGGCTGTGCTGCGCGGTTGGGAATACGCCCTCGGTCACCCCGACGAGATCATCCGGCTCATCCTGGAGCGCTATCCGGTGGGGGAGCGCGGGCCGCGGCTCCCTTGGATGGACGAGGAGGCGATGAAATACGAGGCGACCCACATGGCGCACCTCGTCAACATGGAGCTGGTCGAGCTGGGCCGCATCAACCCGGATCGCTGGCAGCGCATGGGCGAGATCATCCATGGCTACGGAGGGCAGGGTGAACTCGCGCGCATCGAGGGCATGCTCTACGCGCCGCCGGTTGGCCTGGCCCAGCGTTTGCAGGGCATCGCCACCTGGCTGATCGGGGGGCTCGCGGTCGCGCTTCTCGTCGCGCTGGCGGCCGTCCTGGCCAACCGCCGGCTCAAGCAGCTGGTCGAGCGGCGCACGGCGGAGCTGCGCGTCTCCGAGCAAAGGCAACGAGAGTATTTCGACGAGGCCCCCGCGCCGATCATGATCGAGGATTACACGGCTTTTGAGGCGGATTTCGCGGAACTCCGGGCCGCGGGCATCACCAACCTGCGCGCCCACCTCGCGGCCAATCCGGCGCTGGTGCGCACACTCCTGCGCAAGAAACGCATCGTGGCGGTCAACCGGCTCGCGCTCGCCCGCGCCGGTTTTGCCACGAGGGAAGAATTCGACCGGGGGTTGTCCGAGATCATGACGGAGGAGGGCTATGCGACTTTCGCCGAGGAGGTGGTCGCCTTGTGGGAGGGAGTGGACCGCCTCACGCTGGAACGCAGTTACCAAACGAAGAACAACGAGCTGATTCACTCGCTCATCAACTGGGAAGTGGGCTGGAAGGATGGCCGCCGCGACCTCGCCAACGTGCGTCTCGTGTTTACCGAGATCACCGAGCTCAAGCGCGCCCAACGGGCCCTGGTGGAATCGGAGGAGCGCTACCGGCTGCTGTTCGAGCAGGCCCCGCTGGCCGTCGTGGAGTTCGACTACACCCTCCTGCGCTCGTGGTTCGCGGAGCTGCGCGCGCAGGGCGTCACCGATCTGGAGGACCATTTCCGGAGCCATCCCGAGGCCCGCGCGCTCATGCTGGCGAAGTCGCCGCTGGTGAACGCCAATCAGTCCACGTTGCAGCTGCTCGGGGCGAGCTCGAAGGCTGAGCTGGTGGCGCGCCTCTCCGATATTTATACGGAGAGCACGATTCAGGTGCGGTGCGACAACGCCGTGCGGATCTGGAACGGGGTCCTGGCCGCCAACGGGGAGTTCGACATCCGCCGGCTGGATGGGGCGGTGCGCAAGCTCGCCTACCACTGGCGCATGCTCAACCTGGACGGCCGTCCCGCCTTCGGCCGCACCCAGACGGTGCTGGTGGACGTGACCGAGCGGCTGGCCGCCGAGCGCGCGCTGCGCGAGAGCGAAGCCCGCTACCGCGAACTGTTCGAACAGGGGGCAGGCGGCATCTACCGTTCCACCCCCGAGGGTCGCTTCATCACGGTCAACCCCGCGTTCGCGCGCATGTTCGGTTTTGCGAAGCCCGAGGAAATGATCGCCTGGGCCGAGCAAAAGGCCGTCCCGTCGATCTACCTGAAGCCCGGCCGTCGCGAGGAATTCCGTGCGGCCTTTGGCCAGTCGGGCCAGGTGAGCGACTTCGAGTCCGAGGTGCAGCGGCGCGACGGGCACAGCATCTGGATCTCGGAAAACGCCCGCGAGGTGCGCGACGCGGCGGGCCGCCTCCTTTACTACGAGGGGTTTGTCACCGACATCACCGCGCGCCGCCAGCTGGAGGCGGAGATGGGCCGCGCCTCGAAGCTCGAGGCCGTGGGCATCCTCGCCGGCGGCATTGCCCACGATTTCAACAACATCCTCACGGTCGTGCTGGGCAACGTCACCCTTGCCGAGGCCGACACCGACGCCGGCAGCGCGATCAACGCCCGCCTGGCCGATGCCCGCAAGGCGACGATGCGCGCCCGCGACCTCACCCTGCAGCTGCTCACCTTTGCCAAGGGTGGCGAACCGGTGAAGGCCGCCGTCGATCTCCCCGAGCTGCTGCGTGAGTCCGCCTCGTTCTCGCTCCACGGCGCCAAGGCGCGGGCCGAGTTCCAGATCGCCCCCAATCTTTGGTCGGTGCACGCCGACAAGGGCCAGCTCGGTCAGGTCGTGCAGAACCTCGTCATCAACGCTGTCCAGGCGATGCCCGGCGGCGGCGTGGTGAGCATCGTGGCCGAGAACACCGAGGTCGCCGCCGGCACGCTGCCGGTTGCGCCGGGTCGCTACGTGCGCCTCACGGTCGCCGACAACGGCACCGGCATCGCGCGCGAGCACCTGGCCAAGATCTTCGACCCCTACTTCACGACCAAGGCGCAGGGCAGCGGCCTCGGGCTCGCCACGGTTTATTCCATCGTGCGCAAGCACGAGGGCCACATCGAGGCCGACTCCGAACCCGGCCGGGGCACGGTGTTCCGGGTTTGGCTGCCTGCAGGCGGCACCCCGACGCGCAAGTCCGGCGGCTCGACCGGCAGCCGCTCACCGTTCCGAGCGCGCGTCCTGTTCATGGACGACGAGGAGCCCATCCGCGGCATGGCCAAGATTTTCATGGAACGCCTGGGTTTCGACTGCGAGACGGCGGCCGATGGTGGCGAAACCATCCGGAAGTATCAGGAGGCGATGCAGAGCGAACGGCCCTTCGAGGTCGTGCTCATGGACCTGACCGTGCCCGGGGGCATGGGCGGACGGGAGGCCATGGAACAGCTGCGCCGCCTCGATCCCGGGGTGCGGGCCATTGTTTCCAGCGGCTACTCCCGCGATCCCGTCATGGCCAACTACCGCCTGCACGGTTTCCGGGCCGTGCTGCCGAAACCCTATGGGCTCGAGCAGCTGCGCAAGACCATGAACGACGTGCTGGATGTGCCCGCCAACGCCTCCTGA
- a CDS encoding DEAD/DEAH box helicase — MFRKLLSKITQTLKGGTKSTESARPAHPPKPSRAGGRDHRPRQEKKAPRTDAPKAAPSAPRAASAGHHAPAAHAPKPLPEVPKLDTSFTALGLGDRIAYAVQQKGYENPTPIQAQAIPVVLAGKDVIGSAQTGTGKTAAFSLPILQKLGTHGAGLRCLVLEPTRELALQVEESFKEYSKFTDLRTTVIYGGVGYGKQREELARRPDTIVATPGRLLDFMEQNEIRLDKVEVLVLDEVDRMLDMGFLPDVKRIVAKVAKNRQTLFFTATLPPEIEQLAAWALRDPFKIAVARERSTAETITHAFYPVVQAQKFDLLVHLLEQTEYKSVIIFSRTKSGADYVASRLQRAGHTCAVMHSDRSQQERVDALKGFKSGKHEVLVATDIAARGLDIAGVSHVINFDVPENPEDYVHRIGRTGRAQNTGDAFTLVTEETWRDARSIERFISQSIPWKKIEGFNYTYSGIFDGGGMPTAAPEKPKSRLSRGGRR, encoded by the coding sequence ATGTTCCGCAAGCTCCTTTCCAAGATCACCCAGACCCTCAAGGGCGGCACCAAGAGCACCGAATCCGCCCGCCCGGCGCACCCGCCCAAGCCCAGCCGGGCAGGGGGCCGTGACCACCGGCCCCGTCAGGAGAAAAAGGCCCCGCGGACCGACGCCCCCAAGGCGGCTCCGTCCGCTCCCCGGGCCGCTTCCGCTGGGCACCACGCTCCTGCCGCCCATGCGCCCAAGCCGCTCCCCGAGGTGCCGAAACTGGACACCTCCTTCACCGCGCTGGGACTCGGCGACCGTATCGCCTATGCCGTCCAGCAAAAAGGTTACGAGAACCCCACGCCCATCCAGGCCCAGGCCATCCCGGTGGTGCTCGCCGGCAAGGATGTCATCGGCTCCGCCCAGACCGGCACGGGCAAGACCGCGGCCTTCTCCCTGCCGATTCTCCAAAAACTCGGCACGCACGGCGCCGGCTTGCGCTGCCTCGTGCTGGAGCCGACGCGCGAACTCGCGCTGCAGGTCGAGGAGTCGTTCAAGGAGTATTCCAAGTTCACCGACCTGCGCACGACCGTGATCTACGGCGGCGTTGGCTACGGCAAACAGCGCGAGGAACTCGCCCGCCGCCCCGACACCATCGTGGCCACACCCGGCCGCCTGCTCGACTTCATGGAGCAGAACGAAATCCGCCTCGACAAGGTCGAGGTGCTCGTGCTCGACGAGGTGGACCGCATGCTCGACATGGGCTTCCTGCCCGACGTGAAGCGCATCGTGGCCAAGGTGGCGAAGAACCGCCAGACGCTCTTCTTCACCGCCACGCTGCCGCCGGAGATCGAGCAGCTCGCTGCGTGGGCCCTGCGCGACCCGTTCAAGATCGCCGTCGCCCGCGAACGCTCGACCGCCGAGACGATCACGCACGCCTTCTACCCGGTCGTGCAGGCGCAAAAGTTCGACCTGCTCGTCCACCTGTTGGAGCAGACGGAATACAAGAGCGTCATCATCTTTTCGCGCACCAAGAGCGGCGCCGACTACGTGGCCAGCCGCCTCCAGCGCGCCGGCCACACCTGTGCCGTCATGCACTCCGACCGCAGCCAGCAGGAGCGCGTGGATGCGCTCAAGGGCTTCAAGTCCGGCAAGCACGAGGTGCTCGTCGCCACCGACATCGCCGCCCGCGGCCTCGACATCGCCGGCGTGTCGCACGTCATCAACTTCGACGTGCCGGAGAACCCCGAGGATTACGTGCACCGCATCGGCCGCACCGGCCGCGCCCAGAACACCGGCGACGCGTTTACGCTCGTCACCGAGGAGACCTGGCGCGACGCGCGCAGCATTGAGCGCTTCATCAGCCAGAGCATCCCGTGGAAGAAGATCGAGGGCTTCAACTACACCTACTCGGGCATCTTCGACGGCGGCGGCATGCCGACCGCCGCACCCGAGAAGCCGAAGAGCCGACTCTCCCGCGGCGGCCGGCGCTGA
- the arsM gene encoding arsenite methyltransferase, which translates to MKNPAPTTETIREYVRERYGAIAVEADAGEPAGCCGGAPKTDATACCDADEQGKAAGQGGCGCAPAGSADGCCTAPENYSAQLGYSAADLASVPAGADLGLGCGNPLAIASIKPGETVLDLGSGAGFDALLAARQLAGTGRVIGVDMTPAMVAKARRNVAKAGHANVEFRLGEIEALPVSNATVDLIISNCVVNLSPEKPRVFAEAFRVLKSGGRLALSDVVAVKPLPDDIRAQLPLIGACIGGATLVDELRAMLNAAGFQRVDIDLKGASRKFIAQWGSDPRVADYIVSAIITAWKP; encoded by the coding sequence ATGAAGAATCCCGCTCCCACCACCGAAACCATCCGTGAATACGTCCGCGAGCGCTACGGCGCCATCGCGGTTGAGGCCGACGCCGGCGAACCTGCCGGCTGTTGCGGCGGCGCCCCGAAGACCGATGCCACCGCCTGCTGCGACGCCGACGAGCAAGGCAAGGCCGCCGGCCAGGGCGGCTGCGGTTGCGCTCCCGCCGGGTCCGCCGACGGTTGCTGCACCGCGCCGGAAAACTACAGCGCGCAGCTCGGCTATAGTGCCGCCGACCTCGCCAGTGTCCCCGCCGGGGCCGACCTCGGCCTCGGTTGTGGAAACCCGCTCGCCATCGCCTCGATCAAGCCCGGCGAGACCGTGCTCGATCTCGGCAGCGGCGCGGGCTTCGACGCCCTGCTCGCCGCGCGGCAGCTCGCGGGCACCGGCCGCGTGATCGGCGTGGACATGACGCCGGCCATGGTTGCCAAGGCCCGGCGCAACGTGGCCAAGGCCGGCCACGCCAACGTCGAGTTCCGCCTCGGCGAGATCGAGGCGCTGCCGGTGTCCAACGCCACCGTGGACCTCATCATCTCGAACTGCGTCGTCAACCTCTCGCCCGAGAAGCCGCGGGTGTTCGCCGAGGCCTTCCGGGTGCTCAAGTCCGGCGGCCGGCTCGCCCTCTCCGATGTAGTTGCCGTCAAACCGCTGCCCGACGATATCCGCGCGCAGCTCCCGCTGATCGGTGCCTGCATCGGCGGCGCCACGCTGGTGGACGAGTTGCGGGCCATGCTCAACGCCGCCGGCTTCCAGCGCGTGGATATCGACCTCAAAGGCGCCTCCCGCAAGTTTATCGCCCAGTGGGGCAGCGACCCGAGGGTTGCCGACTACATCGTCTCGGCCATCATCACGGC